From Hoeflea sp. 108:
GCATCGACAAGACGATGCCGATGGTCGTGAGGATCGCGAGCGTGGAGGCGCCGAGCAGGGCCCACAGCATGATCTTCTCGACATTGTTGCGGGCACGGGCACGCGGGCTGATGCGGCTGAGACCGTAGACCGAGCCGACCGCGGCGAGCCCGATCGAGATGATGGCGGCGATCCAGTTCATCCGGTCGGAGATGCGATTGGCATCCGCTGCGATCGGGATCATGTAGTCCTGGGTGTCAGGCGCCAGCGCCACGCCCTTCTCTGCGAGCTTGGGCTGGAGTTCGGCGAAGCTCGAAGGCAGCGCGCCAAGCGTCTGCGCGTCCAGCCGGCGCATGCCGTTGGCCAGGCTCTTGACCAGGCCGGCAGCGAGGTCCTCATGTGCCACCGTGCCATCGGCGACATCGGCGGGCAGCAAGGCGTGGATGTACCTGTTGAGATAGGCGTTGGCGCCCACGTCCCAGCAGACCAGGAAAATGACGGCCGGCACGACACCGACGAGGAACGCCCACCAGCCATGGTAGTGGGCCCGCGAATGTGGCTTGACGGATCCATCATCCTGCGAAAGCGCCCTCTGGCGGCCGAGCACGAAGGCTGCGAGGCCGATTGCAAGCACTATGGCGAAGACGAGCAGGAATGACATGGGCCGGCCTCGGTGAATTCGGATCTTTGTGCCGAACGGGACAGTCGGCGGAATATTCCATGGGGCGACGGATTTTCCGCCGCCCCATGGCAATCAGTTCATTACATGGTCTTGCCGGCGCCGAAGGCTTCGCGCTGGGCAGCGCGCTCTGCGTCCGGAGCAGCAACCAGGCCGTAGTCGGCGAGCGGGCCTTCCGGGCCGACCATCTGGTCGTCGAGGAAGAACTCGACATATTCCTTCAGGCCGGGAACGACGCCGAGATGCGCCTTCTTGACGTAGAAGAACAGCGGACGCGACACCGGATACTCGCCCTTGGCGATGGTCTCGACCGAAGGCGTCACGCCGCCGACGGTGGCGACCTTCAGCTTGTCGGCGTTGTTTTCGTAGAAGGCCAGGCCGAACACGCCGACGCCAGTCTTGTTCGAGTCGATGCGAGCCAGCGTCTCGGTGTAGTCGCCGTCGATGTCGATGGCCTTGCCGTCCTTGCGCACGGCCTTGCAGGCTGCTTCGGCGGCCTTGTCGTCGAGGCCCGAAGCTTTGCCGGCTTCAACGCCGCCGAGCTTCTTGCAGCCGGCGATCAGAAGCTTCTCTTCGAAGACTTCGCGGGTGCCGTGCTTTTCGCCCGGGATGTAGGCGGCGATGTCCCAGTCGGGCAGGTTCGGGTTGACCTGGTTCCACTTGGTGTTCGGGTTGTCGACCAGCTTGCCGTCGACAGCGATCTTGGCAGCCAGGGCCTTGTAGATGTCTTCGGGGGTCAGCGCCCAGTCCGGGCCCTTGACGTCGGTCGCGAAGACGATGCCGTCATAGCCGATCTTCACTTCCTGGATGTCCTTCACGCCGGCGTCGACGCAGGACTTGATCTCGTCCTTCTTGATCGGACGCGAGGAGTTGGCGATGTCGATGGTGTTTTCGCCGACGCCCTTGCAGAATTCCTTGATGCCGGCGCCCGAACCGCCGGACTCGACCACGGGGGTCTTGAAGTTCGAGAAGGTCTCGCCGAACTGCTCGGCAACGATCTTGGCGTAAGGCAGAACGGTCGACGAACCTGCAACCTGGATCTGGTCGCGAGCGGACGCGTAACCAACCGAGGCGGCAATCGCGAAGGCAGCAGCCGACGCGGTGAGAAGAGCTTTTTTCATTGGGGCCTGCTCCTGTGGGAGTATCTCGTTTGACGCCATTCTTCGGCGCCCGGTGAGCCAATAGCCCCCCTCTATTACAGTTAGATGACAGTTTCGTGTCACCCCGGTAACGGTCGCTGTGCATGGCGGCCAAGGCTTCGCGCAGCCGGTCCTTTGCCGGCGCGAGGCAAACAACAATGGCCAAGCAAAAGCAAGCCGCCTACCTAAAGGCAGGCAGCCGTTTCACACGCCGTTCTGTCACATTTCCACAGTCTTGGGTTCTAGCCGGGTCTGACGACGCTTACATGACGCCGCGTCGTTCCTCGTCCTGCCACGACCAGCGCTCGATCTTTTCCAGCAATGCCCTGGGGCTGATCGGCTTCGGCAGGTAGTCGTCCATGCCCGCCTCCAGGCAGCGGTCCTTGTCACCCTTCAGCGCATGTGCGGTGACGCCGATGATCGGCACGCGCGTGCCGGTGCCGCGTTCGAGCTTGCGGATTTCATTGGTCGCCTCGAGCCCGTTCATCTCGGGCATCGACACGTCCATCAGGATCATCTTCGGGCGGCGCTCGCCGAAGGCAGCCACCGCGCGCCGGCCGTTGTTGACGATCTCGAACGACAGCTCGGTCTCGGCAAGAATCTGGCTGAACACCATCTGGTTCACCTCGTTGTCCTCGGCCACCAGGATGTCCAGCCCGCCCTCGCCAGCCGGCCGCTGGCCGCCGCGCAGCCGCGCCACATTGCGAGAGGTGCTTTCCTCTTCCTTTGCCGGCACCTGTGCCTCGACCTTTTGCGCCGGGGTCAGATTCGGCGTCCGCCGCCGCTGGATTGTCGCCACAAGTGCCTCGAGCAGCGCCGACGACCGCGCCGGCTTGATCAGTTGGGCATCGATGGCGAGATCGCTGAAGCCCGGTCCCGAAAGCGACTGGTCGACCGAGGTCAGCATGACGATGGGCGTATCCGCCAGTTCCGGCATCTGCCGCACGATCCGCGCCATCTCGGCGCCGGTCATGCCGGGCATCTGGTAGTCCAGCACCACGCAGTCGACCTTCACACCCATGCCATGCGCCGCATGCAGCACGCGCAGTCCCTCGTCGCCGCTGCGCGCCGCACAGGAATCGAAGCCCCACGACACCATCTGTTCGGTCAGAATGGTGCGGTTCACCGCGTTGTCGTCGACGATCAGGATGCGCGAGCCGCTGACGTCGATCAGCGCCGACGGCTGCGTGTCCAGCCGGCCCGCATTGGGTAGCGTCAGCGTGAACCAGAAGGTCGAGCCTGCGCCTTCAACGCTTTCCACGCCGATGGTGCCACCCATCATGTCGACCAGCCGCGACGTGATCGCAAGGCCGAGACCGGTGCCTTCGTGGCGGCGGGTCGACGACGCATCGACCTGGCTGAACTTATCGAAAACGAGCTTGAGCTTGGCCTCTGGAATGCCGATGCCGGTGTCGGTCACGGCGATGCGCAGCTTCGTCGCCTCGCCAGCGTGCTGGCCGGTCACATCGACCAGCACATGACCGGCGTCGGTGAACTTCACTGCGTTGCCGAGCAGGTTTGTGACGATCTGCCTGATGCGGCCGACATCGCCGACATAGAGATGCTTGAGGTCGGGCTGCATCCTGACGATCAGCTCGAGGTCCTTCTCCTTGGCGCGCGTCGAAATCAGCGTCGCCACGTCCTCTATCGCCTCGGACAGGTTGAACGGCACCGGATCGAGCACCAGCTGGCCAGCGTCGATCTTCGAAAAATCGAGGATGTCGTTGATGATGGTCAAAAGCGCATTGCCCGACTTCACGATGATGTCGGTGAAAGTGCGCTGCTTGGGGTCGAGGTCGGATTTCGCCAGAAGCTCGGCCATGCCCAGCACGCCGTTCATCGGCGTGCGGATTTCGTGGCTCATATTGGCGAGGAATTCCGACTTGGCGCGATCGGCCAGCACCGCCCGGCGCTGCGCTTCCTCCAGCTCCTGCTCGCGCTGCTTGAGTTCGGTGATGTTGGTGGTCGAGCCTATCAGGTAGAGCGAACCGTCGGAGGCGACCATCGCGCTCTTGCGCGCAAACTGGTGGCGCGTCGCGCCGTCGGGATCGGTGGCTGTTTCCTCGACATCGACGGTGCCGCCGGTGCGCATCACCTCGCGGTCGGCGCGCATGA
This genomic window contains:
- a CDS encoding substrate-binding domain-containing protein → MKKALLTASAAAFAIAASVGYASARDQIQVAGSSTVLPYAKIVAEQFGETFSNFKTPVVESGGSGAGIKEFCKGVGENTIDIANSSRPIKKDEIKSCVDAGVKDIQEVKIGYDGIVFATDVKGPDWALTPEDIYKALAAKIAVDGKLVDNPNTKWNQVNPNLPDWDIAAYIPGEKHGTREVFEEKLLIAGCKKLGGVEAGKASGLDDKAAEAACKAVRKDGKAIDIDGDYTETLARIDSNKTGVGVFGLAFYENNADKLKVATVGGVTPSVETIAKGEYPVSRPLFFYVKKAHLGVVPGLKEYVEFFLDDQMVGPEGPLADYGLVAAPDAERAAQREAFGAGKTM
- a CDS encoding response regulator, whose translation is MRKNWGQGIEPADKPANHFRQTAAVRNVHVGAEANLPYADLERTIDSMNMGVVLVDAALNVLFINKAFYDIWKVSTDQVAAGCTFRALMDVNRHSGVYAIPDVDWEDYVASRQAEISAGDVVPREFRRADGCTMIYSVTALSGGKRLVSYYDVSGLKQRETEAVEARRRLAQVLESLPAGVVIYDAEDRFVLANEKLRSVLPALAPAMAEGGTLHQSLILAQQHGYFRDTGDYSLDSLYDADPDKWVEGMVARYHTTQGERERRNPDGRWYQVFDQRLPDGTYIGVRVDITELKQRERALQDSMRENEVFRSLIDNVPVSIYAKHDDLRLMYVNQGWCELTGYSKQDAIGKTDAEIFGPEGEVFMRADREVMRTGGTVDVEETATDPDGATRHQFARKSAMVASDGSLYLIGSTTNITELKQREQELEEAQRRAVLADRAKSEFLANMSHEIRTPMNGVLGMAELLAKSDLDPKQRTFTDIIVKSGNALLTIINDILDFSKIDAGQLVLDPVPFNLSEAIEDVATLISTRAKEKDLELIVRMQPDLKHLYVGDVGRIRQIVTNLLGNAVKFTDAGHVLVDVTGQHAGEATKLRIAVTDTGIGIPEAKLKLVFDKFSQVDASSTRRHEGTGLGLAITSRLVDMMGGTIGVESVEGAGSTFWFTLTLPNAGRLDTQPSALIDVSGSRILIVDDNAVNRTILTEQMVSWGFDSCAARSGDEGLRVLHAAHGMGVKVDCVVLDYQMPGMTGAEMARIVRQMPELADTPIVMLTSVDQSLSGPGFSDLAIDAQLIKPARSSALLEALVATIQRRRTPNLTPAQKVEAQVPAKEEESTSRNVARLRGGQRPAGEGGLDILVAEDNEVNQMVFSQILAETELSFEIVNNGRRAVAAFGERRPKMILMDVSMPEMNGLEATNEIRKLERGTGTRVPIIGVTAHALKGDKDRCLEAGMDDYLPKPISPRALLEKIERWSWQDEERRGVM